Proteins from a genomic interval of Debaryomyces hansenii CBS767 chromosome E complete sequence:
- a CDS encoding DEHA2E13200p (similar to uniprot|P24867 Saccharomyces cerevisiae YNL289W PCL1 Pho85 cyclin of the Pcl1 2-like subfamily involved in entry into the mitotic cell cycle and regulation of morphogenesis localizes to sites of polarized cell growth) codes for MSSIDLKALNIFLNSPVSQDMIHKLVVTTLQVLPCEDSKLQSPSNSSSKDKALPSLMTFITKLVRYTNVYTGTLMATLVYLNKLKTKLPKNAHGLPCTRHRILLSCLILSSKFHNDSSPKNIHWANYTDGLFNVKDINLMERQLLFLLNWDLKVSNEDMIAHLGRFLNPIKEDLIKSAKMRKFLQKQQQQQQQRQLQQQHQQTPRMSRSSSNSSTLSLHYRQSSTSSISTASSVDSSMESSPTSKLHSPSHSHILYENKVDPMIEFTALSEERKLNRMLQELNSTTHY; via the coding sequence ATGAgttcaattgatttaaaggcattgaatattttcCTCAACTCACCAGTCTCTCAAGACATGATTCACAAGTTAGTGGTCACTACATTACAAGTGTTACCTTGTGAAGACTCCAAATTACAATCTCCATCAAACTCGAGCTCAAAGGACAAAGCATTACCATCATTGATGACATTTATCACAAAATTGGTTAGATATACCAATGTCTACACCGGAACCTTAATGGCTACTTTAGTATACTtaaacaaattgaaaaccAAGTTACCAAAAAACGCTCACGGTTTACCATGCACCAGGCACAGAATTTTACTTTCGTGTTTGATTTtgtcttcaaaatttcataaCGATTCTTCCCCAAAGAACATACATTGGGCTAATTATACCGACGGTCTTTTCAACGTTAAGGATATCAATTTAATGGAAAGACAATTGTTATTTTTGCTCAACTGGGATTTGAAAGTTTCCAATGAAGACATGATTGCCCATTTAGGAAGATTTTTGAATCCTATCAAGGAAGACTTGATCAAATCCGCCAAGATGAGAAAATTCTTACAgaaacaacaacaacaacaacaacaaagaCAATTACAACAGCAACACCAGCAAACACCTCGTATGTCGAGATCTTCGTCTAACAGCTCGACCTTGAGTCTTCACTATAGACAAAGCTCCACATCTTCGATTTCTACTGCATCTTCTGTTGATTCGTCAATGGAATCTTCTCCTACTTCCAAATTGCATTCTCCATCTCATAGTCATATACTATACGAGAACAAGGTTGATCCTATGATTGAATTTACTGCATTAAGCGAAGAACGCAAATTGAATAGAATgcttcaagaattgaattcaaccACTCATTATTAG
- a CDS encoding DEHA2E13222p (no similarity), protein MKLDSCLKYNAPIVFTTNNETLTNSFWLINTGCSGSRSVNFCSIYVSCFKISQSTLILLLLSPATFLNQD, encoded by the coding sequence ATGAAACTAGATTCGTGTCTCAAGTATAACGCGCCTATCGTGTTTACTACTAACAACGAAACACTCACAAACTCCTTTTGGCTCATCAATACGGGGTGTTCTGGGTCACGAAGCGTGAATTTCTGTAGTATCTACGTTTCGTGTTTTAAAATATCTCAAAGTACATTAATTCTACTATTATTGTCTCCAGCCACTTTTCTTAATCAGGACTAA